A region of Sphingomonas crusticola DNA encodes the following proteins:
- a CDS encoding GSCFA domain-containing protein — MSNPYRDLPDHHYWRRAISATESHLIDPVTASGFRIGPSDRVATAGSCFAQHIARAIAGMGLHYFVAESGEGLSDEEARRRQYGLFSARYGNIYTAAQWRQLLEEAFDGRQPVDKAWPGRNGGWIDPFRQTVEPDGFSSREAVAADRELHLAAVRRLVAELDVFVFTLGLTEAWRSRADGSIYPLAPGVAGGSYEPDLHEFVNFSAAEVEADLAAALERMRAINPRVRVLLTVSPVPLIATYEDRHVLVSTAYSKAALRVAADAVSRRFAWVDYFPSYEIITGPATAGVYFEEDMREVNELGVAHVMRVFARHYVAGVPLSAAAPVPELEPGGSNVICDEAMIEALRPGKS, encoded by the coding sequence ATGAGCAACCCCTATCGCGATCTTCCCGATCATCACTATTGGCGGCGCGCGATCTCGGCCACGGAATCGCACCTGATCGATCCCGTCACCGCCTCGGGCTTCCGGATTGGTCCTTCCGATCGCGTGGCGACTGCCGGCTCCTGCTTCGCGCAGCATATCGCGCGCGCGATCGCCGGCATGGGCCTGCACTATTTCGTGGCGGAAAGCGGTGAGGGTCTGTCCGACGAGGAAGCCCGCCGCCGCCAATATGGCCTATTCTCGGCGCGCTACGGAAATATCTACACCGCCGCGCAATGGCGTCAGCTGCTAGAAGAGGCGTTCGATGGTCGCCAGCCGGTCGATAAAGCCTGGCCTGGACGTAATGGCGGCTGGATCGATCCGTTCCGGCAGACGGTCGAGCCGGACGGTTTCTCCTCGCGGGAAGCGGTCGCCGCTGACCGTGAACTTCATCTCGCCGCCGTGCGCCGGCTGGTGGCCGAGCTTGATGTGTTCGTCTTCACGCTCGGCCTGACCGAAGCCTGGCGTTCGCGCGCGGACGGTTCGATCTATCCGCTCGCCCCCGGCGTTGCCGGTGGCAGCTACGAGCCGGATTTGCACGAATTCGTCAACTTCAGCGCGGCCGAGGTCGAGGCGGATCTCGCTGCGGCACTGGAACGCATGCGCGCCATCAATCCGCGCGTGCGGGTGTTGCTCACTGTCTCGCCGGTGCCGCTGATCGCGACCTACGAAGACCGTCACGTCCTGGTATCCACCGCCTACAGCAAGGCGGCGTTGCGGGTCGCCGCGGATGCGGTGTCCCGGCGCTTCGCCTGGGTCGATTATTTCCCCTCCTACGAAATCATCACCGGCCCCGCGACCGCGGGCGTCTATTTTGAAGAGGATATGCGGGAGGTGAACGAGCTTGGTGTCGCCCATGTCATGCGCGTCTTCGCCCGCCATTATGTTGCCGGCGTGCCGCTGAGCGCTGCCGCCCCTGTCCCGGAATTGGAGCCCGGGGGATCCAATGTGATCTGCGACGAGGCGATGATCGAGGCGCTAAGGCCCGGCAAATCCTGA
- a CDS encoding glycoside hydrolase family 3 protein, which yields MRFRQLLLGALCAGITLPVSAQQAHPELWPAAHSPLAPDAKMEARITAMLGRMSIEEKVGQTLQPEMKFLTPADVAKYHIGSIENGGGSVPGGNKHAGLADWLKVIDGFWRASVDPANKGERIPLMWASDAVHGHNNVFGATIFPHNIGLGAARDPRLIERIGRATAEEVRATGMDWSFAPVLAVVRDDRWGRTYESYSEDPALVASYAGAMVRGLQGSGKTFLDRDHVVASAKHFLGDGGTDGGRDQGDNRASEAALRDIHGAGYPPAIDAGVQVVMVSFSSWQGQKMHANASLITDVLKRRMGFDGIAMGDWNAHGQVPGCTNGDCPISTNAGIDVYDVPEDWKALFENSVREVKAGTIPLARLDDQVRRVLRVKLRAGLFDEGLPSTRPHAGDTSLLGSPAHRAVAREAVRKSLVLLKNDAGLLPLNPRQHILVAGAGADSIMKQTGGWSLSWQGNDNANTDFPGATSIWGGIEAAVRAAGGTATLSPDGGFTAKPDAAIVVFGENPYAEFQGDQADVALHSENAESLALLRKLKAAGVPTVAVLISGRPLYLNPQINAADAFVAAWLPGSEGAGVADVLLAKANGRPNFDFAGKLSFSWPRSPDQTPLNVGDPGYDPQFAYGYGLRYGDTAKVGLLREVAIASPAAERGVFLKDGIGVNGFALSIGDAQAPRIAAVGSRMATYGKEALTLRQIDRNRQQDAWAARWSGAEPAWIELYSPTPVDLAREANGAMVLTVALRMVQMPAHRLEISMGGAAPAASALAAPLTGPTGQWQTLRIPLRCFGGDLAKVQSIRLSTDGAAAFDLGNIAVQETRAGDRCPG from the coding sequence ATGCGTTTCCGGCAGCTGCTTTTGGGCGCCCTGTGCGCCGGGATCACCCTTCCTGTCAGCGCGCAACAGGCGCATCCGGAGCTGTGGCCCGCGGCGCATAGCCCGCTGGCGCCGGACGCCAAGATGGAGGCGCGGATTACGGCGATGCTCGGCCGCATGAGCATCGAGGAAAAGGTCGGGCAGACGCTCCAGCCGGAGATGAAGTTCCTGACGCCCGCCGACGTCGCCAAATATCATATCGGCAGCATCGAGAATGGCGGAGGCTCCGTCCCGGGCGGCAACAAGCATGCCGGCCTCGCCGATTGGCTGAAGGTGATCGACGGTTTCTGGCGGGCATCGGTCGACCCCGCAAACAAGGGCGAGCGCATCCCGCTGATGTGGGCATCGGACGCGGTCCATGGTCACAACAATGTCTTCGGCGCGACCATCTTCCCGCACAATATCGGGCTGGGTGCGGCGCGCGATCCGCGGCTGATCGAGCGGATCGGGAGGGCGACGGCGGAGGAGGTGCGCGCGACCGGCATGGACTGGTCGTTCGCACCTGTGCTGGCGGTGGTGCGCGACGATCGTTGGGGGCGCACGTACGAAAGCTATTCGGAGGATCCGGCGTTGGTCGCTTCCTATGCCGGCGCGATGGTGCGTGGGCTGCAAGGAAGCGGCAAGACCTTCCTCGACCGGGATCATGTCGTCGCCAGCGCCAAGCATTTCCTGGGCGACGGCGGCACCGACGGCGGGCGCGATCAGGGCGACAATCGCGCGAGCGAGGCGGCACTGCGCGATATACACGGCGCGGGCTATCCCCCCGCGATCGACGCGGGGGTGCAGGTGGTGATGGTCAGCTTCTCAAGCTGGCAGGGGCAGAAGATGCACGCCAATGCCAGCCTGATCACCGACGTGCTCAAGCGGCGCATGGGGTTTGACGGCATTGCGATGGGTGACTGGAATGCGCACGGCCAGGTGCCGGGTTGCACCAATGGCGACTGCCCGATCTCCACCAATGCCGGCATCGACGTCTATGACGTGCCCGAAGATTGGAAGGCCTTGTTCGAGAACAGTGTGCGGGAGGTGAAGGCGGGCACCATACCGCTGGCGCGGCTGGACGATCAGGTACGGCGCGTGCTGCGCGTAAAACTGCGCGCGGGCCTGTTCGACGAGGGGCTGCCCTCAACACGGCCGCATGCGGGCGACACGAGCTTGCTGGGCTCGCCGGCTCACCGCGCGGTCGCGCGAGAGGCAGTGCGCAAGAGCCTGGTGCTGCTCAAGAACGATGCCGGCCTGCTGCCCCTGAACCCGCGCCAGCATATCCTGGTCGCGGGCGCGGGGGCCGACAGCATCATGAAGCAGACCGGCGGCTGGTCGCTATCCTGGCAGGGCAATGATAATGCGAACACCGATTTCCCCGGAGCGACGTCGATCTGGGGCGGAATAGAGGCCGCTGTACGCGCGGCGGGCGGAACCGCGACGCTCAGCCCGGACGGAGGTTTCACGGCGAAGCCCGACGCGGCGATCGTGGTGTTCGGCGAAAATCCCTATGCCGAATTCCAGGGCGATCAGGCTGACGTGGCGCTCCATAGCGAGAATGCGGAAAGCCTGGCGCTGCTGCGCAAACTCAAGGCGGCGGGCGTGCCGACGGTGGCGGTACTGATTTCGGGACGGCCGCTCTACCTCAACCCGCAGATCAACGCGGCCGACGCGTTTGTCGCAGCGTGGCTGCCGGGCTCGGAGGGTGCAGGCGTCGCAGACGTGCTGCTGGCGAAGGCCAACGGACGGCCTAATTTCGACTTTGCCGGCAAATTGTCCTTCTCCTGGCCCAGAAGCCCCGACCAGACGCCGCTCAATGTCGGCGACCCAGGCTATGATCCGCAATTCGCTTATGGCTATGGCCTGCGTTACGGAGATACGGCCAAGGTTGGCCTGCTCCGGGAAGTGGCGATCGCATCGCCCGCGGCCGAGCGGGGCGTGTTCCTGAAGGACGGGATCGGCGTCAACGGCTTCGCGCTGTCGATCGGCGACGCGCAGGCGCCACGCATCGCCGCCGTGGGATCGCGCATGGCAACCTATGGCAAGGAAGCGCTGACGCTGCGCCAGATCGACCGGAACCGCCAACAGGATGCCTGGGCGGCGCGCTGGAGCGGCGCCGAGCCCGCGTGGATCGAGCTATACAGTCCGACGCCGGTCGACCTTGCGCGCGAAGCCAATGGCGCCATGGTGCTGACCGTAGCGCTGCGCATGGTGCAGATGCCGGCGCACAGGCTCGAGATCAGCATGGGCGGCGCCGCGCCGGCGGCCAGCGCACTTGCCGCGCCGCTCACCGGACCGACCGGACAGTGGCAGACGCTGCGTATTCCGCTGCGCTGTTTCGGCGGCGACCTCGCAAAGGTGCAGTCGATCCGTCTCTCCACCGATGGTGCTGCGGCGTTCGATCTCGGCAACATCGCTGTCCAGGAAACGCGTGCGGGCGATCGCTGTCCCGGCTAG
- a CDS encoding DUF3857 domain-containing protein produces the protein MRALSASLLLWTISVGALAAVPAPVERAAVRRSERPVIGPPESWVLPAAVPPAPAAAEGASTVDLLSDAQVRFSADGDSTYRAVIYRIATPQGLEDGALQISWDPDLQSVTLHHYRLLRDGKTIDLLGDGSKLIVVRRETNLERAALDGELTATLQPEDVRVGDVIDLAYTRTRRDPAMAGKSEILIGPNDGVPFGRNRVRILWPASKKITWRAFPGVIQPRAGRVGADNELVSDLSNVTTPRPPRGAPSRFKVVNAVEATEFADWPSVSRVFAPFYLKAGTLPPQSPLRAEAARIAQSSSDPKVRAELALALVQQQVRYLFLGMDDGGYVPADADLTWSRRFGDCKAKTVLLVALLKELGIDARPVLVHTTDGDFLATRLPMMGSFDHAIVEARIGGRSYWLDGTRLGDRKLDRLRTPNYKVGLPIVAQGAALEPLTPEPLTQPTETTSLTLDASAGIDVPAPAKAEMRFRGDSAVDMRLKYSELSATDRDVALRKLWRETYDFVVPQAVAISDDAESGDFLLTMVGTARMAWDEEVGTRWYEADRARLGWKFDDTREDTLNRDAPFAFDYPDWWQSKETIMLPYKGAGFRLQGDDVDKTIGGLYAFHRKIGIQDGVMTMEADTRALAAELPAAQAAQTRLQMAELARTGVYVRLPNDYLATDADMAALKDDKAASAQAYLHRGAIHFDRGELDASIADEDAAIALKPDQALAHSVRAMALAAKGDMRGEAAADKALALDPKQGLAWRSKGVLALQSGRFADADHDFTQDLALNENDEHGLVGRGTARVQLGRFADGLADIDAALAIAPKIPIRAVRAQALLGLGRKDEASAEADRAVAAQPNDANVRQLRVGLRSMVGLNAEAIADLDVLIAAKPQAEYYASRAMLWPAADRARRTADIGAALRLDPANLLALSMRANDEIEAGALDQAEADIAAADKVDRNGRATEGLHSALLVKRGRLREALELANRIVAKHPEDAMAFNNRCWLKATLNLSADTALADCEAALKLAPGSPAILDSRAFAKLRMGTLDGAIEDYNAVLKIAPNLPASLYGRGLARARKGDREGALSDIAAARKLSPAIDARFATFGMNPPDAPAAPHP, from the coding sequence ATGCGCGCGTTATCCGCGTCTTTGCTGTTGTGGACGATATCGGTCGGCGCGCTGGCGGCGGTGCCCGCTCCTGTGGAAAGGGCAGCCGTCCGGCGGTCGGAACGGCCGGTGATCGGCCCGCCGGAATCATGGGTGTTGCCGGCCGCGGTGCCGCCCGCGCCTGCCGCTGCTGAAGGCGCCTCGACGGTCGATCTCCTGTCCGATGCCCAGGTGCGGTTCAGCGCGGACGGCGACAGCACCTATCGCGCCGTGATCTATCGGATCGCGACCCCGCAAGGACTGGAGGACGGCGCGCTTCAGATCAGCTGGGATCCCGATCTGCAATCGGTGACGTTGCACCATTACCGGCTGCTGCGGGATGGCAAGACGATCGACCTGCTGGGCGACGGATCGAAGCTGATCGTGGTGCGCCGCGAAACCAATCTCGAGCGGGCGGCGCTCGACGGCGAACTCACCGCAACGCTGCAGCCCGAAGATGTACGCGTCGGCGACGTGATCGACCTGGCCTATACCCGCACGCGGCGCGATCCGGCGATGGCCGGCAAATCGGAAATATTGATCGGGCCAAATGACGGGGTGCCGTTCGGGCGCAACCGGGTGCGTATCTTGTGGCCGGCAAGCAAGAAGATCACCTGGCGGGCCTTTCCGGGGGTGATTCAGCCCCGGGCCGGCCGCGTGGGCGCGGATAATGAGCTGGTGTCCGATCTGAGCAACGTGACAACGCCGCGGCCGCCCCGGGGCGCGCCGTCGCGCTTCAAGGTAGTGAATGCGGTGGAAGCTACCGAATTTGCGGACTGGCCCTCCGTGTCGCGTGTCTTCGCTCCCTTCTACCTCAAGGCCGGCACGCTCCCCCCGCAAAGCCCGCTGCGGGCGGAGGCGGCGCGCATCGCTCAATCCTCATCCGATCCCAAAGTCAGAGCCGAGCTCGCGCTCGCGCTTGTGCAGCAACAGGTCCGCTACCTGTTCCTCGGCATGGATGATGGGGGCTATGTTCCCGCCGACGCCGACCTCACCTGGTCGCGCCGCTTCGGCGACTGCAAGGCCAAGACGGTGTTGCTGGTCGCGTTGCTCAAGGAATTGGGCATCGATGCCCGCCCGGTTCTGGTCCACACCACCGACGGCGATTTCCTGGCAACGCGCCTGCCGATGATGGGATCGTTCGACCATGCCATCGTCGAAGCGCGGATCGGCGGACGCAGTTACTGGCTGGACGGCACCCGCCTCGGCGACCGCAAGCTCGATCGGCTGCGGACGCCTAACTACAAGGTCGGCCTGCCGATCGTCGCGCAGGGTGCCGCCCTGGAGCCGTTGACGCCCGAACCGCTGACCCAGCCGACCGAGACGACATCGCTGACGCTCGACGCGAGTGCGGGCATAGATGTTCCCGCCCCGGCCAAGGCCGAGATGCGTTTCCGGGGCGATTCCGCAGTCGACATGCGGCTCAAATATTCCGAGCTGTCCGCGACCGACCGGGATGTTGCGCTGCGCAAGCTGTGGCGCGAGACCTATGACTTCGTCGTGCCGCAGGCGGTGGCGATTAGCGACGATGCCGAGAGTGGCGATTTCCTACTCACCATGGTCGGAACCGCGCGCATGGCCTGGGACGAAGAGGTCGGGACCCGCTGGTACGAGGCCGATCGTGCGCGCCTCGGCTGGAAGTTCGACGATACGCGCGAAGACACGCTCAACAGGGATGCGCCATTCGCGTTCGATTATCCCGATTGGTGGCAGTCCAAAGAGACAATCATGCTTCCGTACAAGGGTGCAGGTTTCCGGTTGCAGGGCGACGATGTCGATAAGACGATCGGCGGGCTTTACGCCTTCCACCGCAAGATCGGGATCCAGGACGGCGTCATGACGATGGAGGCCGATACGCGCGCGCTGGCGGCGGAACTGCCTGCCGCGCAGGCGGCGCAGACGCGGCTGCAGATGGCCGAACTTGCCCGCACCGGCGTGTATGTGCGCCTGCCCAATGATTATCTCGCGACCGACGCCGACATGGCGGCGCTGAAGGATGACAAGGCTGCCAGCGCGCAAGCCTATCTGCATCGTGGCGCGATCCACTTCGACCGCGGCGAGCTGGACGCCAGCATCGCTGACGAAGATGCCGCGATCGCATTGAAACCCGATCAGGCGCTCGCTCACTCGGTACGCGCAATGGCGCTGGCGGCGAAGGGCGACATGCGAGGCGAGGCGGCCGCGGACAAGGCGCTGGCGCTCGACCCCAAGCAGGGTCTGGCGTGGCGTAGCAAGGGCGTGTTGGCGCTGCAAAGCGGTCGTTTTGCTGACGCGGACCACGACTTCACGCAGGATCTGGCGCTCAACGAGAATGACGAACACGGCCTTGTCGGGCGTGGCACGGCGCGCGTGCAGCTTGGCCGGTTCGCGGACGGGCTGGCCGATATCGACGCCGCGCTTGCGATCGCCCCCAAGATCCCGATCCGTGCCGTAAGGGCGCAGGCGCTGCTCGGGCTGGGCCGCAAGGACGAGGCGTCGGCCGAAGCGGATCGAGCGGTCGCGGCGCAGCCGAACGACGCGAACGTGCGGCAGCTTCGGGTGGGACTGCGTTCTATGGTCGGCCTGAACGCTGAAGCGATTGCCGATCTGGATGTACTGATCGCCGCCAAGCCGCAGGCAGAATATTATGCCAGCCGCGCCATGTTGTGGCCGGCCGCCGATCGGGCCCGGCGTACGGCCGACATCGGCGCAGCGCTGCGGCTTGATCCGGCCAATCTGCTGGCACTTTCCATGCGTGCCAATGACGAGATCGAAGCAGGCGCCCTTGACCAGGCCGAAGCCGATATCGCCGCAGCCGACAAAGTGGACCGCAACGGGCGGGCGACGGAGGGGCTGCATTCGGCATTGCTCGTCAAGCGCGGACGACTGCGCGAAGCCTTGGAGCTGGCCAACAGGATCGTCGCCAAGCATCCCGAGGACGCCATGGCATTCAACAACCGATGCTGGCTGAAGGCCACGCTGAATCTGTCGGCCGATACGGCGCTGGCCGATTGCGAAGCCGCGCTCAAGCTGGCCCCGGGCAGCCCGGCAATTCTCGACAGCCGCGCTTTCGCGAAGCTGCGGATGGGAACGCTGGACGGCGCAATCGAAGATTATAATGCCGTGCTCAAAATCGCCCCGAACCTTCCCGCCTCCCTCTATGGGCGTGGGCTGGCACGCGCGCGGAAGGGCGACCGGGAAGGAGCGCTGAGCGATATCGCCGCAGCGCGTAAGCTCAGCCCTGCGATCGACGCGCGGTTTGCGACCTTCGGGATGAATCCGCCTGACGCGCCGGCGGCCCCGCACCCCTGA
- a CDS encoding ABC-F family ATP-binding cassette domain-containing protein, translating into MLNLNGITVRLGGRTILNAASATLPARSRVGLIGRNGAGKSTLMKAIIGQIDPDEGAIEMPRGTRIGYIAQEAPSGTATPIDTVLAADTERAALLAESETCHDPDRLGEVHERLIAIDAYGAPSRAARILVGLGFDDAMQQRPLDSYSGGWKMRVALAALLFSEPDLLLLDEPSNHLDLEATLWLETFLKSYPAMMVVISHERDLLNNVVDNILHLEGGKVTLYAGGYDSFERQRAERAAQLAAAKANQDAQRAKLQDFIARNSARASTAKQAQSRVKALARMQPIAAMAEDPTLSFDFPDPEELRPPLITLDLASVGYAGTPILQRLNLRIDPDDRVALLGRNGNGKTTLARLLAAQLAPMDGEMNASGKMRVGYFTQYQVEELDSDDTPLEHMTRVMQGKTPAAVRAQLGRFGFSGDRATSKVGKMSGGEKARLALALITRDAPHMLILDEPTNHLDVDAREALVQALNSYSGAVLLVSHDRHMLELTADRLVLVDEGTAREFEGSIDDYTDLILGKNQPKKDGAKFGKKDKKAAAAQREAAAALRKQVQEHEAAVAKLTADQSAIDLAMFDPKQAEPKLAQLAMSDLMKRRADVAAALEQAEARWMEASEQLERQAA; encoded by the coding sequence ATGCTCAATCTGAACGGCATTACGGTGCGCCTTGGCGGACGCACGATCCTCAACGCTGCCAGCGCGACGCTGCCGGCGCGCAGCCGCGTCGGGCTGATCGGGCGCAACGGCGCCGGCAAGTCGACCCTCATGAAGGCGATCATCGGCCAGATCGATCCCGACGAGGGCGCGATCGAGATGCCACGCGGCACGCGCATCGGCTATATCGCGCAGGAGGCGCCGAGCGGCACCGCCACGCCGATCGACACGGTGCTCGCCGCCGATACCGAGCGCGCGGCCTTGCTGGCGGAGAGCGAAACCTGCCACGATCCCGACCGGCTGGGCGAGGTGCATGAGCGGCTGATCGCGATCGACGCCTATGGCGCGCCATCGCGCGCGGCGCGGATCCTGGTCGGCCTGGGCTTCGACGATGCGATGCAACAGCGGCCGCTCGACAGCTATTCCGGCGGGTGGAAGATGCGCGTCGCGCTGGCGGCGTTGCTATTCTCCGAGCCCGACCTGCTGCTGCTCGACGAGCCTTCGAACCATCTCGATCTCGAAGCGACCTTGTGGCTGGAGACCTTCCTCAAATCCTATCCGGCGATGATGGTGGTGATCAGCCACGAGCGCGACCTGCTCAACAATGTCGTCGATAATATCCTCCACCTCGAAGGCGGCAAGGTGACGCTATACGCCGGCGGCTACGATTCGTTCGAGCGGCAGCGCGCCGAGCGCGCCGCGCAACTCGCGGCGGCCAAGGCCAACCAGGATGCGCAGCGCGCCAAGCTGCAGGATTTCATCGCGCGCAACAGCGCGCGCGCCTCGACTGCCAAGCAGGCGCAGTCGCGCGTCAAGGCGCTGGCACGGATGCAGCCGATCGCGGCGATGGCCGAGGATCCGACTTTGTCATTCGACTTCCCCGATCCCGAAGAATTGCGACCGCCTTTGATCACGCTCGACCTGGCGAGCGTCGGCTATGCTGGGACGCCGATCCTGCAGCGGCTCAACCTGCGGATCGACCCCGACGACCGGGTCGCTTTGCTGGGGCGCAACGGCAACGGCAAGACCACGCTCGCCCGCCTGCTCGCCGCGCAGCTTGCGCCGATGGATGGCGAAATGAATGCGTCGGGCAAGATGCGCGTCGGCTATTTCACCCAATATCAGGTGGAGGAGCTCGACAGCGACGACACGCCGCTCGAGCATATGACGCGGGTGATGCAGGGCAAAACGCCGGCGGCGGTACGCGCGCAGCTCGGCCGCTTCGGCTTTTCCGGCGACCGCGCCACGAGCAAGGTCGGCAAGATGTCGGGCGGCGAGAAGGCGCGGCTCGCGTTGGCACTGATCACGCGTGACGCGCCGCACATGCTGATCCTCGACGAGCCGACCAACCATCTCGACGTCGATGCACGCGAGGCACTGGTGCAGGCGCTCAACAGCTATTCGGGCGCGGTTTTGCTGGTGAGCCACGATCGCCACATGCTGGAGCTGACCGCCGACCGGCTGGTATTGGTCGACGAGGGCACGGCGCGCGAGTTCGAGGGCAGCATCGACGATTATACCGACCTGATCCTCGGCAAGAACCAGCCGAAGAAGGACGGGGCCAAGTTCGGCAAGAAGGACAAGAAAGCGGCGGCCGCCCAGCGCGAGGCGGCGGCGGCGTTGCGCAAACAGGTGCAGGAGCATGAGGCGGCGGTGGCCAAGCTCACCGCCGACCAGAGCGCGATAGATCTGGCGATGTTCGATCCCAAGCAGGCGGAGCCCAAGCTTGCACAACTGGCGATGAGCGACCTGATGAAGCGGCGCGCGGACGTGGCGGCGGCATTGGAGCAGGCCGAAGCCCGCTGGATGGAAGCGAGTGAGCAGCTGGAGCGGCAGGCGGCCTAG